A region of Rhinoraja longicauda isolate Sanriku21f chromosome 31, sRhiLon1.1, whole genome shotgun sequence DNA encodes the following proteins:
- the rnf224 gene encoding RING finger protein 224 isoform X2, with protein MCSQATGRRMFCRKDHAEATQHKVSDHTTDRDLSGRILPAQHKNIECIICYSIYNLTDRLPRKLYCGHTFCQACLQRLDTMLNGQKWIPCPQCRQNTPCPRGGVFMLELDLGIFLALKTETEPVKATVRQCKAKGHLVSQPVTEQPAALCQDTPLEPRFSRSPCCAWCAGCCCG; from the coding sequence ATGTTCTGCAGAAAAGATCACGCTGAAGCTACCCAGCATAAGGTTTCAGATCACACCACAGACAGGGATTTATCAGGCCGCATCCTTCCAGCTCAGCACAAGAACATTGAATGCATCATCTGCTACTCCATCTACAACCTCACCGACAGGCTGCCTCGGAAGCTTTACTGTGGACACACCTTCTGCCAGGCCTGTCTGCAGAGGCTAGACACCATGCTAAATGGGCAGAAATGGATCCCTTGCCCCCAGTGCCGGCAGAATACCCCATGCCCCCGTGGAGGTGTCTTCATGCTTGAACTAGACTTGGGCATCTTTTTGGCTCTTAAAACGGAAACAGAGCCTGTGAAAGCAACAGTGAGACAATGCAAAGCCAAGGGGCACCTTGTCTCCCAGCCAGTCACTGAGCAGCCGGCAGCTCTGTGTCAGGACACCCCACTGGAACCACGTTTCTCCAGAAGTCCCTGCTGTGCCTGGTGTGCTGGCTGTTGCTGTGGATGA